The following nucleotide sequence is from Synechococcus sp. CBW1004.
CGCAGCGCTTGGCCGTGTGGATCGCCAGGCGGATCATCTCCTTGACGGTGGCATGGCGCTCATCGAACAACTCCGCCACCAGAGCCGAATCGCGATCGAGCCCCAGGGTGAGCTGGGTGAGGTCGTTGGAGCCGATCGAGAAGCCATCGAAGCGCTGAGCGAAGGCCTCGGCGCCGATCACATTGCTGGGCAGCTCGCACATCACATACACCTGCAGCCCGTTCTCACCGCGCACCAGGCCATGGAGGGCCATCTCCGCCAGCACCTTGTCGCCCTCCTCGGGAGTGCGGCAGAAGGGAATCATCGGGATCACGTTGGTGAGCCCCATCCGCTCACGCACCTGTTTCAACGCCCGGCACTCCAGGCCGAAGGCCTCCCGGAAGGCCGGCGCGTGATAACGGGAGGCACCGCGCCAGCCGATCATCGGGTTCTCCTCCTGCGGCTCGAACACGCGCCCACCCAGGAGATTGGCGTATTCGTTGCTCTTGAAATCGGAGAAGCGCAGAATCACCGGCCTGGGATAAAAGGCCGCCGCGATCCTGGCCATGCCCTGGGCCAGCAGATCCACGTAGTAATCAGCCGGCCGTTCATAGCCGGCGGTGAGCTCGGCGATCGCCTGGCGCTCGGCCGCATCGGCCACCCGCTCCGGCTGCAGCAGCGCCATCGGATGCACCTTGATGTGGTTGGCGATGATGAACTCCAGCCGCGCCAGGCCGACGCCATCGCAGGGGATGCGGGCGAGGTTGAAGGCCTCCTCGGGGTTGCCCACGTTCATCAGGATCTGCGTTCTTGTGGATGGCAGATCGTCGAGCCGCTGTTCACGCACTTCGAACGGCAGGATCCCGTCGTAGACGTGACCGACATCGCCGTCGCAGCAGCTGATCGTGATCGGCTGGCCGTCGGCGATGCGGCTGGTGGCCTCGCCGGTGCCGACGATCGCCGTGATGCCCATCTCGCGGGCGATGATCGCCGCGTGGCAGGTGCGGCCCCCCTGGTCAGTCACGACGCCGCGGCAGCGCCTGAGGATCGGCTCCCAGTCAGGATCGGTGCGGCGGGTGATCAGCAGGTCGCCCGGCTCGAAGCGCTGGATCTCGGAGGGGTCGGCGATCACCCTCGCCCGACCGCTGCTCACCGAAGCGCCGATCGCCCGGCCGCTGAGGATCGGCTCCTGCGCGTGGGGCTGCAGGTGCCAGCTGCGCAGCACCGCCCCCTCCTGCCGCGACTGCACGGTCTCGGGCCGCGCCTGCAGGATGAACAGCTCGCCGCTTTCGCCGTCGCGGGCCCACTCGATGTCCATCGGCGTCGGCAGGCCGCGGCGGGCGCTGTAGTGATCCTCGATCAGGCAGGCCCAGCGGGCCAGCTGCAGGGCTTCGGCGTCGCTGATCGCGTAGCGGCGCCGTTCCGCTTCGGGCACGGGCTCGTTGCGGGTGGCGCTGGCGCCGGGATGGCTGGGGTCGGCGGCCGACGCCGCTCCGTCCTCGGCATAGACCATGCGGATCGCCTTGCTGCCCAGCCGTTTGCTGAGGATCGGCGCGCAGCCCCCGGCCAGGGTGGGCTTGAAGATCAGATACTCGTCGGGATTGACGGCCCCCTGCACCACGTTCTCGCCCAGGCCATAGGCGGCCGTGAGCAGAACGGCGTCGCGGAAGCCGGTCTCGGTGTCGATGGAAAACATCACCCCCGACGCCCCCAGATCGGAGCGCACCATGCGCTGCATCCCGATCGAGAGGGCCACCTCGAAGTGATCGAAGCCGTGGATCTGCCGGTAGGAGATCGCCCGGTCGGTGAACAGCGAGGCGTAGCAGCGGCGGCAGGCGGCGATCAGGGCCGCCTCGCCGTGCACATTCAGAAACGTCTCCTGCTGGCCGGCGAAGGAGGCATCAGGCAGATCCTCGGCGGTGGCACTGGAGCGCACCGCCACGGACGGCGCCCCCAGAGCGCGGTAGGCATCCAGTATCGCCTGCTCCAGATCCGCCGGCAAGGGGGTGCTGAGCAGCAGTGAGCGGGCAGCGGCGCCGGCCGCCTGCAGGGCGGCGATGTCGTTGCCATCGAGGCCGTCGAGGATGGCGTGCAGCCGGTCGGCCAGGCCGCCGCTGCTGATCAGGTGGCGATAGGCGGCAGCCGTGGTGGCAAACCCTGTGGGCACGCGCACGCCGGCCTCATCCAGTTCGCGGATCAGCTCACCGAGGGAGGCGTTCTTGCCGCCCACATCAGCCAGATCCACCAGGCCCACCTGCTCGAAGGGCACCACCAGGAGGTCGGACGGGAGCATGACGGGCAACCGATCACTGGTCGAACTCTGGCGCTGCCGGCCTGCGCTGGCACCCCTTTGAAGCGATGCGATCGGAACCTGAGACCCTGCCGCAGCCAGCTGCCACCGGAGCCAGCGGACACTCCCGAACCGGACCCGCTCACCGCGGCAGGCCCTCCACACCCCGACCTTCACCTTGGCGCGGCAAGGTCAGTTTGGCGCGGCAAGGTCAGTCTTCAGCGTTCTCCGGTTCGCTCTCGGGCAGCAGCTGGGCCAGCAGGCCGGCGCCCATCAGCACCAGCCCCAGTCCGATCGCCAGGCCGCGGTTGGCGGCAGCAGGACCATCCAGCCAGGCGGCCGCGGCCAGGAAGGCGCCCCCGAGAAGCAACGAGGGCACCAGCACGATGCCCTTGGCGGTGCGGTTGAGGCTCATGGTCGGGCTCTCGGTCGGTCAACGCGCCATCTGGACTGGGCGCATAGGATGGATCCTGGCTCAGCGCCACCGCGGCTGTGAGCGGCGACCAGGCTGCACCACGGCCGCGGAGCGACGTCGCCACAAACCTCACGACGGAACCGAACGGGACGTAACAGAACGCGACGCAACGCGAAGCGACGGAACCGTCTCAGAGACAGGAGGCATGCTCGACGACCGGTTCCGCGAAACCGGCGGCAATCAGCCCGCGGCTGACATCGTCCGGGGCCCCCAGCTTCTGGACCCGCGCCACCAGAATGCCGTCGTGGTTGCCGATCGGGCGCAGATTGACACGGCTGCGCCGGGGAAGCTGCTGACGCAACCAGGCCAGGGCCTGATCCCGTTCGCCCTCGATCGGGGCCATGCAGGCCAGCTCGACGGTGTAGGTGCGATTGCTGTCGCCCACCTGCAGAAGGCTCGGGCTGCGCACCTGCAGCACCTCGGCCGCCGCGGCCGAGCCCGGCACGAGACCGAGCACGGCCAGCGACAGCACAAGAGACAGCAGACAGGCCGCAGCGAGGGAACGAAGGCGGGGCAGGGAGATCAGAGCTTGGCTCCGCAGCTGGGGCAGAAGAAGTGGGCACTGGCGGTGGTGGCACCACAGGAGCTGCACTGCCGCTGGGTGTCGATCGCCAGCTCCGGATGGCTGGGCAGGCCAACCATCTGGGCGTTGCTGGCACCGGGGGGGACCATCGGGTAGCAGTTCTCGTTGCGGCGAACCGCCACATCGACGAACACCGGCCCGGGGTGAGCCAGCGCTTCGGCCAGCTTCGACTGCAGATCCTCCCGGCGCTCGATGCGGACGCCCCGAACGCCGAAGGCTTCGGCCAGGGCCGGGAAATCGGGCATGCCGCCGGTCATCTCGGAATTGGAGTAGCGCTCCTCGTAGAAACTCTCCTGCCACTGGCGCACCATCCCCTGCCAGCCGTTGTTGAGCACGACCACCTTCACCGGCAGGCCGTACTGGGCAAGGGTGCCGAGCTCCTGGATGTTCATCAGGATCGAGGCATCACCGGCGACGCAGATCACCTGCGCGTCGGGAAAGGCCATCTGCACACCCATGGCGGCGGGCATGCCGAAGCCCATGGTGCCCAGACCGGCGCTGCTGATCCAGTGGCGGGGGGGATTGCGGAGGAACTGGGCGGCCCACATCTGGTGCTGGCCCACATCGGTGGTGTAGTAGGCGTCAGGGGCCAGCTCCCGCAGGGCCACGACCACCTCCTGGGGCGCGATCTCCCCCTGGGGAGCAGGCACCACGAGGGGGTAGTGCTTTTTCCAGCTCTCGATGCGCTGCAGCCAGGCCTCGGTGCGGCCGCCGGAGTCCTCACCGGCAGAGGCCGCCAGCAGGGCCTCCAGGGCCTCTTTCACATCCGCGACCACAGGCACCTCAGGCACACGGTTCTTGCCCACTTCGGCCGCATCGACGTCAATGTGAATCACGCGGGCCCGCGGGGCGAAGCTGTCGAGCCGGCCAGTGACGCGGTCGTCAAAACGGGCACCGGCGGCGATCAGCAGATCGCACTCCGTGACGGCGAAGTTGGCGTAGGCGGTGCCGTGCATGCCAAGCATGCCCACCGACAGAGCATGGTGCTCATCGAAGGCACCCTTGCCCATCAGGGTGGTGGTGACCGGCAGGCGGAAACGCTCTGCCATGGCGGCGATCGCCTCATGGGCTGCCGCGCTGATGGCACCACCGCCGACGTAAAGGAGGGGCCGGCTGGACTGACGGATGAGCTCCAGAGCGGCCTCGATCGCGGCGGCGTCAGGGGCGGGGGTGGCGCGGAAGCCGGCGGGGATGGCGGTGCCGGGCTCGACAGGCACATAGTCGAACTCCTCGACACCCACGTCCTTGGGCACATCGATCAGCACCGGGCCCGGCCGGCCGCTGGCGGCGATCAGGAAGGCCTCGGCGACGATGCGACCGATGTCGCGGGGATCACGGACCACCCAGGAATGCTTCACGATCGGCAGAGTGATGCCGAAGATGTCGGTTTCCTGGAAGGCATCCGTGCCGATGGCGGCGCGGGGCACCTGGCCGGTGATCACCACCATCGGCACCGAATCCATCTGGGCGGTGGCGATGCCGGTCACCAGGTTGGTGGCGCCGGGGCCCGACGTGCCGAAGCAGACACCCACCCTGCCGGTGGCGCGGGCGTAGGCGTCGGCTGCATGGGTGCCGCCCTGTTCATGCCGCACCAGGATGTGCTTCAGCCAGCCCCGCGCTTCGGCCTTGTGCAGCTCGTCGTAGATCGGAAGGATCGCGCCGCCGGGGTAGCCGAAGATGTGATCGACGCCATGGCGATGAAGGGCATCCATCAGGGCGTAGGCCCCACTCACCCGTTGCGGCACCGTCCGGACATCCGGCGCGGCAGCGACGGGGGCGGTGGTGGTGGCGGGATTGAGGGGGGTGAGCGTCACGGCAGGGGGAGGGACGGGAACGGCGAAGCGGTGCAGGGCTTCGGGAGCGGGACTCGGAAAAGCAGTGAAAGACTAGGCAGAACCGGGAGGATCGCCCGGATCATTCAACGGAACGACCCGACATTAGGAGGGCTCCTGCGGGCCATGACCTGACGGCGACTGGCCGCCATCGCGCGCAGGATGCGGGCCGGATCGAGCCAGGCACCCCGGTGGCGCACACCCCAGTGCAGGTGAGGGCCGGTGGTGCTGCCGGTCAGCCCCACGTGGCCGATCAGCTGGCCGCGACGCACCGGCTGGCCCCGCACCAGACGCACCGGGCCGCTCGTGTAGACACCGCCACCGGCGCTGCCGCCCAGATGGCAGTAGAGGTGCTCGTAGTCACCGGAGCGGATCACCACTCCGTTGCCGCACCCCCCATCCTCCGTTGCCGCACCCCCCATCGGAGATCACCTCCTGCACCCGACCGCTCCACCAGCTGCGCACCGGGGAGCCGAGCGGTGCGGCGATGTCGACGCCGTAGTGGGGACGCACATCACCGCCGAGAGGATGGACGCGGCTGCCGAAGCCGCTGGTGAACCCCAGGAAGGAGGGGACCGGGAACACCCCGTACAGCCAGGTGGAAGCCCTCGCTGGAGCTGAGGCGGACAGGGTGAGGGCCAGAGCCCCCGCCAGGCTCAGGGCCCTCGTCACGCCACGGCCACCCTCAGAGCAACCCGAGCGCATGCAGCGGCCCCCGTCCACTGAGCAGCTCCAGCAGGAAGGCGGAGAACCCCACCATCGCCAGGCGGCCGTTCCAGACCTCGGAACTGTTGTTCCAGCCCCAGGCCCACTTGTCCTGGGGATAGAGCTTCACCTTGGTGGGCAGCGCCGCCGCCTGATCGAGATTCACCTCCGGCCCCGCCAGGGCCTGCTGCACCAGGGTCGCCAGACCCTCGATGAACGAGGGCGTGGTGTCGAGCGCCGGCACGCGCCGGAAGTTGGTGATGCCGGCCTCAGTGGCGATCTCGCGGTACTCGATGTCGATCTCCTCGAGCGTCTCGATGTGCTC
It contains:
- the ppsA gene encoding phosphoenolpyruvate synthase, whose protein sequence is MLPSDLLVVPFEQVGLVDLADVGGKNASLGELIRELDEAGVRVPTGFATTAAAYRHLISSGGLADRLHAILDGLDGNDIAALQAAGAAARSLLLSTPLPADLEQAILDAYRALGAPSVAVRSSATAEDLPDASFAGQQETFLNVHGEAALIAACRRCYASLFTDRAISYRQIHGFDHFEVALSIGMQRMVRSDLGASGVMFSIDTETGFRDAVLLTAAYGLGENVVQGAVNPDEYLIFKPTLAGGCAPILSKRLGSKAIRMVYAEDGAASAADPSHPGASATRNEPVPEAERRRYAISDAEALQLARWACLIEDHYSARRGLPTPMDIEWARDGESGELFILQARPETVQSRQEGAVLRSWHLQPHAQEPILSGRAIGASVSSGRARVIADPSEIQRFEPGDLLITRRTDPDWEPILRRCRGVVTDQGGRTCHAAIIAREMGITAIVGTGEATSRIADGQPITISCCDGDVGHVYDGILPFEVREQRLDDLPSTRTQILMNVGNPEEAFNLARIPCDGVGLARLEFIIANHIKVHPMALLQPERVADAAERQAIAELTAGYERPADYYVDLLAQGMARIAAAFYPRPVILRFSDFKSNEYANLLGGRVFEPQEENPMIGWRGASRYHAPAFREAFGLECRALKQVRERMGLTNVIPMIPFCRTPEEGDKVLAEMALHGLVRGENGLQVYVMCELPSNVIGAEAFAQRFDGFSIGSNDLTQLTLGLDRDSALVAELFDERHATVKEMIRLAIHTAKRCGRKIGICGQAPSDYPEFARFLVEEGIDSISLNPDAVVRTRLAIAELEGELAG
- a CDS encoding GIVxVP protein — protein: MSLNRTAKGIVLVPSLLLGGAFLAAAAWLDGPAAANRGLAIGLGLVLMGAGLLAQLLPESEPENAED
- a CDS encoding nuclease encodes the protein MLGLVPGSAAAAEVLQVRSPSLLQVGDSNRTYTVELACMAPIEGERDQALAWLRQQLPRRSRVNLRPIGNHDGILVARVQKLGAPDDVSRGLIAAGFAEPVVEHASCL
- the ilvB gene encoding biosynthetic-type acetolactate synthase large subunit, which produces MDALHRHGVDHIFGYPGGAILPIYDELHKAEARGWLKHILVRHEQGGTHAADAYARATGRVGVCFGTSGPGATNLVTGIATAQMDSVPMVVITGQVPRAAIGTDAFQETDIFGITLPIVKHSWVVRDPRDIGRIVAEAFLIAASGRPGPVLIDVPKDVGVEEFDYVPVEPGTAIPAGFRATPAPDAAAIEAALELIRQSSRPLLYVGGGAISAAAHEAIAAMAERFRLPVTTTLMGKGAFDEHHALSVGMLGMHGTAYANFAVTECDLLIAAGARFDDRVTGRLDSFAPRARVIHIDVDAAEVGKNRVPEVPVVADVKEALEALLAASAGEDSGGRTEAWLQRIESWKKHYPLVVPAPQGEIAPQEVVVALRELAPDAYYTTDVGQHQMWAAQFLRNPPRHWISSAGLGTMGFGMPAAMGVQMAFPDAQVICVAGDASILMNIQELGTLAQYGLPVKVVVLNNGWQGMVRQWQESFYEERYSNSEMTGGMPDFPALAEAFGVRGVRIERREDLQSKLAEALAHPGPVFVDVAVRRNENCYPMVPPGASNAQMVGLPSHPELAIDTQRQCSSCGATTASAHFFCPSCGAKL
- a CDS encoding M23 family metallopeptidase gives rise to the protein MIRSGDYEHLYCHLGGSAGGGVYTSGPVRLVRGQPVRRGQLIGHVGLTGSTTGPHLHWGVRHRGAWLDPARILRAMAASRRQVMARRSPPNVGSFR
- a CDS encoding M23 family metallopeptidase, whose amino-acid sequence is MTRALSLAGALALTLSASAPARASTWLYGVFPVPSFLGFTSGFGSRVHPLGGDVRPHYGVDIAAPLGSPVRSWWSGRVQEVISDGGCGNGGWGVRQRSGDPLR